Sequence from the Treponema sp. J25 genome:
GGTTCAGGTGATTATGGTGGATCATAACGAGCCCAGTCAGGCTATCGAAGGCATAGAAAATTATCGTATTCTAGAAGTTATCGATCATCACCGGCTGGGAAATCTTTCTACCCGCTATCCTATCACCTTTATCAATCGAGTCGTGGGTGCCACGAGTACCCTGATTACCAACCGCTATCGGGAAGAACGGATTCCGCTCGATCGGCCGACCGCTTCTATCCTTCTGTGTGGAATATTGGCGGATACCCTGGTACTCCAGTCGGCTACCACCACCCCGGTGGACCTGGAGGCGGCCGAATACCTGGCTTCGATTACGGGGCTGGATATTCAAAGCCTGGGGCAGGACCTTATGGCTGCGTCCAGTACGATTAATGCCCGGCCGGCGGATGAACTTATTCGGATGGATATGAAAGAATATGATGAGGGGAGCCTGCACTTTACGGTGAGTCAGGTCGAAACCGATGCACCGGAAGAATTGGTACGCCGAAAGGGCGAAATTCTCCAGGAACTGGAAGGGCTGCGGAAGGCCGAAAAGGCCCTGTTCAGTGGCCTTATGGTGACCGACGTGACAGAACTCAATTCCCTCTTTTTTGTTACCGGTGATAGGGCCTTTGTTTCCCTGTTACCCTTCCCAAAGGTAGAAGAGGGGGTGTATCTCCTACAGGATATGGTTTCCCGAAAGAAACAACTCCTGCCCCTTCTCTCGGAGGTGGTGGAAAAACTCCAGACCCTGTAAAAAGGGGCCTATGAGTACCCCTGGTTTTTTTCAAAGGTGACAATTCTAGGCACCCTTGTCTCTTTTCAAGGGGGCAACAGCCCCAGGCTCCCCTGGTCTCTCTTCAAGGGCGACAACTCCAGGCGCCCCTGCTCTTTTTTTAATCCCCCGGGCCGGCATGGCTGTGGCCCTGGCCGAATAGCGGAGGGGTTGCCTCAGGGCCATCCTGATAAGGGTCCGCCGCCGCTCCCTCTTTCATCAAGGGTCGTCATTACCGTAGCCCCCGAGGCTTTTGTTCCAGGGCCGCCGCCCGCCCCTCTGTCATCAAAGACCGTCATTCCCAGAGTCCCCCGAGGATCTTTGTTCTTGTTCCTGGGCCGCCGCCGACCGGGGTGTTTCCCCTGGATTCAATCTTCTTACGGATGTTTTACCGGTGCCGACAGGATTTGATAGGGGTCTACCGATAACTCGGCGGGAAGGGAAAGCCGGATCTCTTCATCCGCATTCCGGGCAATACGAAAGCCCACCGAATTGCTTTTAAAGGTGGGGGTGTTCCAGTAGCGGTAGGTAGTTCTGGTAAGCTTAGCCGGCGTAAACCAGGCCCCTCCCCGCAATACCCGGTAGCCGGTGGATTTCTCCGGTCCCGTGGGGTTGGTTACCTCGCCGCTGGGATATTCGCCATACCAATCCCAGCACCATTCCCACACATTGCCGCTCATGTCGTAAATACCCAGCTCGTTGGGAGCTTTGGTGGCCACCGGTTTGGAGGCTTTCCCGCTGTTGGCGTCATACCATGCGATCTGGTTTATATCAAAACCGCCTGAGTAGGGTGAACGGGTAAGGGGTTCCTCAGTGATGGCCCCCTTTATACCCCCCCGGGCTGCATATTCCCATTCTGCCTCGGTGGGTAGTCGGTAGCCATTGGCTTCCCGGTTCCACTCTACCGTCGATCCAGAAATCGTATACGCGGGGGTATAGCCGTGACGTTCGCTCAGGGCATTGCAGAATTTAACCGCATCGAGCCAGCTTACATTTTCCACGGGTCGATCCTTGCCGGAGAAACGGGAAGGATTGGTTCCCATTACGGCGGTCCACAATTCCTGGGTAACCTCCGTTTGGGAAATATAAAATGAAGAAAGGGTAGTTCGATGGGCCCGTTCGTTTGAACTGTAGGGAGCCTCTTTACTCCCTTGCCAGAAGGTCCCCCCTTCCACAAAAACCATCGCCGGAACGGGAACCTCCTGCTGGGCAGGAAGAACGCCGAGCACGGCGCACCAGAACACACTTATGGTGATGAGATATTTTGTCATCCTTCAAATCCTACCTTGTGAAAGTTATGCGTATATAACATTTTGAATCATCCTTTGGTTACACTATAAGCCCCTGGGCGTTACGATTCTAAATCTTTGCGGTTCTGGATAATTCGGGAAATAAGTCCGTACGAAAGGGCCTCTTCCGCATTCATCCAGAAATCCCGGTCTGTGTCCCGGGCCACCCGGTCTACCGGTTGTCCTGTCTCGTCTGCGATAAGCCGGTTTATCCGTTCCCGGAGTTTTTCAATTTCCCGGGCATGGATTTCGATATCCGTGGCCACTCCCCGGATACCCGACAGGGGTTGATGAATGAGATAGTGGCTGTTCGGAAGTCCTACCCGCCGTTCCCGGGGGGCCGCAAGCAACACCAGGGCGGCCGCACTGGCGACCAGGCCCATCCCAATGGTCCATACGGGGGGATTCACAAAACGGATCATATCGAAAATAGCGTATCCCGCATCGGCATCGCCGCCGGGGGAGTCGATGAAAATCCGAATAGGATCGGTTCCCATGTCTTCCAGCAACAACAACTGGCGGATCGTTCGTTCTGCCAGTTCCTTGTTTATTTCTCCTGACAGAAGAATGGTCCGGGTCTTGAGCATCCGTGCCAGGAGTGGATCCGGTCCCGGCATGTTCTGTGCTTCCTGATCGGTATCTTCTTCCTGTTCTTGCATATGAACATACTTCTTATATGGCATCGATATGGTTACTCCTTCTCTCAATACTAATTACCTGAATATACGCTCTATTCTGATTTGGGTCAATAAATGAAATAACCTTGACTATATATATCAAATTATATATATTTTATTATATATTTACAGAGGAGATCCAGCGATTTATGGCGAATAATCGGTACGTTATTGTGGGCGGTGTGGCGGCGGGGGCTACCGCCGCAGCCCGGATCCGTCGGCTTGATGAGGATGCGGAAATAGTGCTCCTTGAACGGGGTCCCTATGTTTCTTTTGCTAACTGTGGGTTGCCCTACCATATTGGGGGGGATATCGAAAAGCGGAGTAAGCTCTTACTCCAGACGCCGGAGGGGTTTTTCAGCCGGTATCGGGTGAACGTCCGGCTTTCGACAGAGGTGGTAACCATTGACAGGGCCGCTAAAAAAGTGCAGGTCCGTAGCACCCAGCCAGGGTCGGACCCCGATAAACTTGAAGAAGTCCCCTACGATGCCTTACTCCTTGCCCAGGGGGGCACGCCGGTGATTCCGCCCTTACCGGGGGTGGAGCTTCCCCATGTTTTTAAGCTCTGGACCATTCCCGATATGGATCGGATTCTTGCGTTCCTTAAAACGAAAAATCCTAAAACAGCCGTTGTAGTCGGTGGGGGCTTTATTGGGCTTGAAACGGCAGAAGCCTTTATCCAGCGGGGCCTTTCGGTAACCATTGTGGAACTGACGGACCATCTGATGCCGCCGATGGATTATCTGTACGGGAAGAAAATTCAGGAACGCTTTGAAGAGGCCGGCGCCCGGGTATATGTGTCCCGGGGAGTCGCGGCGATTCAGGAGGGGTCGGTTCAATTAAATGATGGAACCATTGTCCCCGCCGATATGGTGTTGCTGTCGGTGGGGGTTCGGCCCAATGTGGAGCTTGCAAAGGATGCGGGCCTTGCCCTTGGTTCCACGGGAGCCCTGCTGGTGGATGAGTATCTCCAGACATCTGACCCGTGGATCTGGGCGGCCGGCGATATGGTGGAGATTGTTTCCCGTGTTTCGGGAGAAAAGGTCCGGATTCCCCTGGCGGGGCCTGCGAACCGGCAGGGGCGGCTTGCGGCTACGAACATGGTGGCCCGTGTAAGGGGAACTGCTCTGGAAGGGGCCGCCGCCCGGGGAAACACCGCTGCGGCGGCTTTCCACGCCGGGAATTCGGCCCTTTCTCAAGACCAGGCCTCCCTTCCGAAGGAGCATCCTGCGCCACGGGCCTATCGGGGTGCCCTGGGAACGTCGGTGGTTAAGGTCTTTGACGAAACCGCCGCCCTTACGGGGCTTTCTCTGGCGGCGGCCCGACGGATGGGCTTTTCCGCCCGGGAAGTCACCATTCAGAAGGCCCACCACGCCACCTATTATCCGGGAGCGGAGGATCTATTGCTTACCCTGGTCTTCGATGAAAGGAGCAGAAAGCTCTTGGGCGCCCAGGCCTACGGAAAGGCCGGTGCGGATAAACGGATCGATGCCCTGTCAGTAGCGCTTTTTGCAGGCCTTTCTATTGATGATCTGGGGGAACTCGATTTTGCCTATGCCCCTCCCTATTCTTCGGCGAATGATCCTATCAACATGGCGGCCTTTGTGGCCCAGAATAGTCTTGATGGGTATAGCCCCACCATATCGGTATCCGAGGTGGTCCAGGAGCTTGCCAGAGAGGAATCGCAGCGGCCCCTTCTGGTGGATGTTCGTACCTATGGGGAATACGCCCGGGAACATATGGCCTCGGCCCTGCACATCCCCTTAGATGAACTGCGGGATCGGCTCGAAGAGATTCCCCGGGATCGGCCGGTGCGGTTTATCTCTGCCGGTGGCTTTGAAGGGCACCTGGCATCCCGAATTCTCCTGCAAAAAGGGTGGTCCCAGGTAGCAAGCATATCCGGAGGGTGGGCGGCGCTCCGGTATTCGGTGCCTTTTGAAGCGTAACGTAGTGTATGAAGGCGGAGCCTCAGGACGATGTTCCGCCTGCCTCGTGGGGGAGAGAAAAACCCCACCAAAATTCGAGGCCCTTGGCCTTTTAGAAAAGCGGCCGTACAGGCCGTACCAACAAAATGATAAACGAAATGATAAGAGAGGAGTGTAAGATGGCTGTCAACATAGTTGAAGAAAAAATTAAAGCGGGCGCCCTGGTGGTGGATGTTCGTACCGTGGACGAATTCATGGATGAGGCCTATCCGGGGGCCATCAATATTCCTGTTCATGAGCTTATGTCGCGTCTTTCGGAACTGGAGCCGAAGACCCGTCCTGTGGTTCTGTATTGTGCCTCCGGTTCTCGCAGTGCCCTGGCCGCAAAGCTTCTTAAAAACGCGGGCTGGACCGACGTGCTAAATGCGGGGGGCCTCTACGATA
This genomic interval carries:
- a CDS encoding SUMF1/EgtB/PvdO family nonheme iron enzyme; its protein translation is MTKYLITISVFWCAVLGVLPAQQEVPVPAMVFVEGGTFWQGSKEAPYSSNERAHRTTLSSFYISQTEVTQELWTAVMGTNPSRFSGKDRPVENVSWLDAVKFCNALSERHGYTPAYTISGSTVEWNREANGYRLPTEAEWEYAARGGIKGAITEEPLTRSPYSGGFDINQIAWYDANSGKASKPVATKAPNELGIYDMSGNVWEWCWDWYGEYPSGEVTNPTGPEKSTGYRVLRGGAWFTPAKLTRTTYRYWNTPTFKSNSVGFRIARNADEEIRLSLPAELSVDPYQILSAPVKHP
- a CDS encoding ATP-dependent Clp protease proteolytic subunit, with the protein product MQEQEEDTDQEAQNMPGPDPLLARMLKTRTILLSGEINKELAERTIRQLLLLEDMGTDPIRIFIDSPGGDADAGYAIFDMIRFVNPPVWTIGMGLVASAAALVLLAAPRERRVGLPNSHYLIHQPLSGIRGVATDIEIHAREIEKLRERINRLIADETGQPVDRVARDTDRDFWMNAEEALSYGLISRIIQNRKDLES
- a CDS encoding FAD-dependent oxidoreductase, with protein sequence MANNRYVIVGGVAAGATAAARIRRLDEDAEIVLLERGPYVSFANCGLPYHIGGDIEKRSKLLLQTPEGFFSRYRVNVRLSTEVVTIDRAAKKVQVRSTQPGSDPDKLEEVPYDALLLAQGGTPVIPPLPGVELPHVFKLWTIPDMDRILAFLKTKNPKTAVVVGGGFIGLETAEAFIQRGLSVTIVELTDHLMPPMDYLYGKKIQERFEEAGARVYVSRGVAAIQEGSVQLNDGTIVPADMVLLSVGVRPNVELAKDAGLALGSTGALLVDEYLQTSDPWIWAAGDMVEIVSRVSGEKVRIPLAGPANRQGRLAATNMVARVRGTALEGAAARGNTAAAAFHAGNSALSQDQASLPKEHPAPRAYRGALGTSVVKVFDETAALTGLSLAAARRMGFSAREVTIQKAHHATYYPGAEDLLLTLVFDERSRKLLGAQAYGKAGADKRIDALSVALFAGLSIDDLGELDFAYAPPYSSANDPINMAAFVAQNSLDGYSPTISVSEVVQELAREESQRPLLVDVRTYGEYAREHMASALHIPLDELRDRLEEIPRDRPVRFISAGGFEGHLASRILLQKGWSQVASISGGWAALRYSVPFEA
- a CDS encoding rhodanese-like domain-containing protein, with product MAVNIVEEKIKAGALVVDVRTVDEFMDEAYPGAINIPVHELMSRLSELEPKTRPVVLYCASGSRSALAAKLLKNAGWTDVLNAGGLYDMPGF